The following coding sequences lie in one Flavobacterium sediminis genomic window:
- a CDS encoding cysteine desulfurase family protein gives MQKVYLDNASTTRIRPEVITHMAEVMAQEFGNPSSTHSFGRSAKVILETSRKKIASSIGAKSSEILFTSCGTESNNWVLRSAVKDLGVKRIVTSKIEHHAILHTVLALQNEYDIVVEYVPLEVNGAVDYQGLENILADEVQGKTLVSLMHVNNEIGTILDLDKVGTLCQNYNALFHSDTVQSVGKTELNLEELPVDFITASAHKFHGPKGVGLLYVKKNYVLQPLLFGGEQEKGWRAGTEAVHQIAGMAKALEMSCQELKKERLHIHELKIYLKEQLTEAFPEVIFNGEIFDGTYSDTTFYNLVNVMLPFSTDKTSMILFALDMKGIAVSRGSACQSGSVRPSHVLAEILSPEDLQKPSLRISLSHENTKEEIDALIMALKTMG, from the coding sequence ATGCAAAAAGTATATCTTGACAATGCTTCTACAACCCGAATTCGTCCAGAAGTAATTACTCATATGGCAGAAGTAATGGCTCAGGAATTTGGGAATCCTTCTTCTACGCATAGTTTTGGTCGTAGTGCGAAAGTCATTTTAGAAACTTCAAGAAAAAAGATAGCATCTTCAATTGGTGCTAAATCCAGTGAAATTTTATTTACTTCTTGTGGAACAGAATCGAATAATTGGGTCTTGCGTTCGGCAGTCAAAGATTTAGGAGTTAAACGTATCGTAACGAGTAAGATTGAACATCATGCCATTTTACATACAGTTCTGGCTTTACAAAATGAATATGATATTGTGGTGGAATATGTTCCTCTGGAAGTCAACGGAGCGGTCGATTATCAAGGATTGGAAAATATTTTAGCAGATGAGGTTCAGGGAAAAACACTGGTAAGTTTAATGCACGTGAATAATGAAATAGGAACTATTCTCGATTTAGATAAAGTGGGTACATTGTGTCAAAATTACAATGCTTTATTTCATTCTGATACTGTGCAATCGGTAGGGAAAACCGAATTGAATTTGGAAGAACTTCCGGTTGACTTTATTACGGCTAGTGCGCACAAATTTCACGGACCCAAAGGTGTTGGTCTTTTATATGTAAAGAAAAATTATGTATTACAACCCTTGCTTTTCGGAGGCGAACAAGAAAAAGGATGGCGTGCCGGAACTGAAGCTGTTCATCAGATAGCAGGTATGGCTAAGGCTTTAGAAATGTCTTGTCAAGAACTGAAAAAAGAGCGTTTACACATTCATGAATTAAAAATATACCTGAAGGAACAACTGACGGAGGCTTTTCCGGAAGTTATTTTTAACGGAGAAATTTTTGACGGAACGTATAGTGATACAACTTTTTACAACTTGGTGAATGTAATGTTACCTTTTTCAACAGATAAAACGTCAATGATCTTATTTGCTTTAGATATGAAAGGAATTGCAGTTTCCCGTGGTAGTGCTTGTCAAAGTGGAAGTGTTCGTCCTTCACATGTTTTAGCTGAAATTTTAAGCCCGGAAGATTTGCAAAAACCAAGTTTACGTATTTCTCTAAGCCATGAAAATACAAAAGAAGAGATTGATGCATTGATTATGGCTTTGAAGACAATGGGGTAA
- a CDS encoding FUSC family protein — MSDFLEIVKAEAKSLLTLKKTERLWHVPLLASLCVGLPLLVGYFTDRLDYGLLSCMAGLVILYLPTTSVARRMITLLSCSFGFMISFTIGVLFSFNPYISALVLGLFTVGVHWVVRYFDMKPPGSFFFVMIASIASCMPFDFDVVPLKVGLVGMGAMLACLLALFYSIFITKNRQFAKDELILLKKNSTAAIFESLIIGTFIGISLLTGKLLELTNPYWLPISCMAVLQGVSLQHVWSRSFQRILGTFIGLGLAWGLVSLHFEALGICLTIMILQFIIEMLVVRHYGLAVIFITPLTIFLAEAGGTALSHANDLIETRFFDILIGSLIGAIAGYFLYHEKLRRTTERQIRKTKVSFWLKKRN; from the coding sequence ATGAGTGATTTTTTAGAAATTGTAAAGGCTGAAGCCAAAAGCCTTTTAACTTTAAAGAAAACGGAACGCTTATGGCATGTTCCTCTTTTGGCATCTCTTTGTGTAGGTCTTCCGCTTTTAGTGGGCTACTTTACTGATAGATTGGATTATGGATTATTATCCTGTATGGCCGGATTGGTTATTTTATATCTGCCTACAACATCTGTTGCCAGAAGAATGATTACTCTGTTGAGTTGTTCATTTGGTTTTATGATCTCTTTTACTATTGGGGTTCTGTTCAGTTTTAACCCTTATATATCAGCATTGGTTTTAGGGTTGTTTACGGTTGGAGTACATTGGGTTGTTCGCTATTTTGACATGAAGCCTCCGGGAAGTTTTTTCTTTGTAATGATAGCTTCAATAGCGAGTTGCATGCCTTTTGATTTTGATGTGGTTCCGTTGAAAGTAGGCTTGGTTGGAATGGGGGCTATGTTAGCGTGTTTGCTGGCATTGTTTTATAGTATCTTTATCACTAAGAACAGACAATTTGCAAAGGATGAATTAATTCTGTTAAAGAAAAATTCAACGGCTGCTATTTTTGAATCTTTAATAATAGGAACTTTTATAGGGATCTCGTTGCTGACGGGTAAGTTGTTGGAACTTACAAACCCTTATTGGCTACCTATTTCCTGTATGGCTGTATTGCAAGGGGTTTCGTTGCAACACGTTTGGAGCAGAAGTTTTCAGCGTATTTTAGGTACATTTATAGGCTTAGGATTGGCTTGGGGATTAGTATCCTTACATTTTGAGGCTTTAGGGATTTGTCTAACCATTATGATCTTACAGTTTATAATTGAAATGTTGGTCGTACGGCATTATGGATTAGCGGTTATTTTTATTACGCCTTTGACGATTTTTTTGGCTGAAGCCGGAGGAACAGCACTTAGCCATGCTAATGATTTAATAGAAACCCGTTTTTTTGATATTCTGATCGGAAGTTTGATCGGAGCTATTGCCGGTTATTTTTTGTACCATGAAAAATTGAGACGGACTACGGAAAGACAGATTAGAAAAACCAAAGTGAGTTTTTGGCTTAAAAAAAGAAATTAA
- a CDS encoding SDR family oxidoreductase, giving the protein MSTFQNKTIIITGAAMGLGLAAAKKLADLKANITLVDYNESALREAEKEILKEFPGTGILTVVADVSKEEQVKNYVQKTLDTFKRIDGFYNNAGIEGRQAPLTEYDLGIFQKVLDINLLGVYYGMRYIIPVMQKQNYGRIVNVASVGGIRGVVNQTAYVATKHAVAGMTKNAALEYGKFNIMTNAIAPGAILTPMVAEAFKQVNPADPKLAETEYAKANPTKRLGIPEEVANVVAFLLSEECSYVNGQVLAIDGGESNAYGNV; this is encoded by the coding sequence ATGAGTACCTTTCAAAACAAAACAATTATAATTACAGGAGCAGCTATGGGTTTAGGCTTAGCTGCCGCCAAAAAATTAGCCGACTTAAAGGCTAATATTACTTTAGTCGATTACAACGAATCTGCCCTTCGCGAAGCAGAAAAAGAAATTTTAAAAGAATTTCCCGGTACCGGTATTCTTACAGTAGTTGCCGATGTTTCCAAAGAAGAACAAGTCAAAAACTATGTACAAAAAACTTTAGATACATTCAAACGTATTGATGGTTTTTACAACAATGCCGGAATCGAAGGGCGACAAGCTCCTCTTACTGAATACGATTTAGGCATATTCCAAAAAGTACTTGATATCAATCTTTTAGGTGTCTATTACGGAATGCGTTATATCATTCCGGTTATGCAAAAACAAAATTACGGACGAATCGTTAATGTTGCATCTGTAGGAGGTATCCGAGGTGTTGTGAACCAGACTGCGTACGTGGCAACAAAACATGCTGTAGCCGGCATGACCAAAAATGCTGCATTAGAATACGGAAAGTTCAACATTATGACCAACGCCATTGCTCCGGGTGCTATTTTGACACCTATGGTTGCTGAAGCTTTTAAGCAGGTAAACCCTGCTGATCCGAAATTAGCTGAAACGGAATATGCTAAAGCTAATCCGACAAAACGATTAGGAATTCCTGAAGAAGTAGCAAATGTTGTTGCTTTTTTATTGAGTGAAGAGTGTTCCTATGTTAACGGACAAGTATTGGCTATTGATGGCGGAGAATCCAATGCATACGGTAATGTTTAA
- a CDS encoding alpha-ketoacid dehydrogenase subunit alpha/beta, whose amino-acid sequence MSSKPIEKEVLSFEDFKQEVINDYKIAVISRECSLLGRREVLTGKAKFGIFGDGKEVPQLALAKAFKNGDFRSGYYRDQTFMMALGLLSIPEFFAGLYGHTDINLEPMSAGRQMGGHFTTHSLDENGNWKNLTQQKNSSADISPTAGQMPRLLGLAQASKIYRNVKGLENHTQFSNQGNEVAWGTIGNASTSEGLFFETINAAGVLQVPMVMSVWDDAYGISVPARYQTTKESISEILKGFQRDENTNGYEIFTVKGWDYPSLVEVYQNAGALARAEHVPVLIHVQELTQPQGHSTSGSHERYKSKERLEWESEHDCIVQMRKWMISNNIASEEDINAIDEAAKKEVLQGKKEAWNNFIKPIKEEQQDLANLLTNLAQKSPNGVFLQKFATDLLAIKEPINKDVITTARKALRLVINEDGKPTLVQWIKDFMAKTQPKFSSHLYSQSAKSIANIPAVAPAYDENSETVDARLIIRNNFDALFTKHPDVLIFGEDSGNIGDVNQGLEGMQEKYGEFRVSDTGIREATILGQGIGMAMRGLRPIAEIQYLDYLLYAIQIMSDDLATLQYRTYGRQKAPLIVRTRGHRLEGIWHAGSPMGMILNAIRGMYVLVPRNMTQAAGFYNTLLESDEPALVIECLNGYRLKEKLPVNLGEFKTPLGIVETIKEGSDITVVSYGSTLRIIEQAAKELFEVGINVEIIDVQSLLPFDINHDIVKSVAKTNRLLVVDEDVPGGASAYILQQVVEKQHAYQYLDSEPQTLTSKEHRPAYGTDGDYFSKPSVEDVYEKIYAIMHEVNPSRYPDLY is encoded by the coding sequence ATGAGTAGTAAACCGATCGAAAAAGAAGTTCTGTCGTTTGAAGATTTCAAACAGGAAGTAATCAATGATTACAAAATTGCCGTTATCAGTAGAGAATGTAGCCTTTTAGGGCGCAGAGAAGTTTTAACAGGTAAGGCAAAATTCGGAATCTTTGGAGATGGTAAAGAAGTTCCACAATTAGCTTTAGCTAAAGCTTTCAAAAACGGTGATTTCCGTTCGGGTTATTATAGAGACCAAACCTTTATGATGGCTTTAGGACTATTAAGTATTCCTGAATTTTTTGCCGGTTTATACGGACATACCGATATTAATCTGGAACCAATGAGTGCCGGTCGTCAAATGGGCGGACACTTCACTACACATAGCTTAGATGAAAACGGAAACTGGAAAAATCTAACCCAACAAAAAAACTCCAGTGCAGACATTTCTCCTACTGCCGGACAAATGCCTCGTTTATTAGGATTAGCGCAAGCCTCAAAGATTTATCGCAACGTAAAAGGATTGGAAAATCATACACAATTTTCAAATCAAGGAAATGAAGTAGCTTGGGGAACGATCGGTAATGCCTCTACATCTGAAGGCTTATTCTTTGAAACGATTAATGCTGCCGGAGTTTTACAAGTACCTATGGTTATGAGTGTTTGGGATGATGCTTATGGTATTTCTGTCCCAGCAAGATATCAAACGACTAAAGAAAGTATCTCTGAAATCTTAAAAGGTTTTCAAAGAGACGAAAATACAAACGGTTATGAAATCTTTACCGTTAAAGGTTGGGATTACCCGAGTCTTGTAGAAGTTTATCAAAATGCCGGTGCTCTGGCACGTGCGGAACACGTTCCGGTTCTAATCCATGTTCAGGAACTAACCCAGCCTCAAGGTCATTCCACTTCCGGAAGTCATGAACGTTACAAAAGTAAAGAACGTTTAGAATGGGAAAGTGAACATGACTGTATCGTTCAAATGAGAAAATGGATGATTTCCAACAATATAGCCAGTGAAGAAGATATTAATGCTATTGATGAAGCGGCTAAAAAAGAAGTGCTTCAGGGAAAAAAAGAAGCATGGAATAACTTTATAAAACCTATTAAAGAGGAACAACAAGATTTGGCTAATTTATTAACAAATTTAGCGCAAAAAAGTCCGAACGGTGTATTCCTGCAAAAATTTGCTACTGATCTATTAGCCATCAAAGAACCTATCAATAAAGATGTTATTACCACTGCACGAAAAGCACTTCGTTTAGTCATCAATGAAGATGGTAAACCGACTTTAGTACAATGGATTAAAGATTTTATGGCTAAGACACAGCCAAAGTTCAGTTCTCATTTGTATTCACAATCGGCTAAAAGCATTGCTAATATCCCTGCGGTTGCACCTGCTTATGATGAAAACAGCGAAACTGTGGATGCCCGTTTGATCATTCGAAACAATTTTGATGCATTATTTACCAAACATCCTGATGTACTTATATTCGGAGAAGATTCAGGAAATATCGGTGATGTAAACCAAGGCTTGGAAGGAATGCAAGAGAAATACGGTGAATTCCGCGTTTCTGATACCGGAATTCGTGAAGCTACGATCTTGGGACAAGGAATAGGAATGGCTATGCGCGGATTACGTCCTATTGCTGAAATTCAGTATTTAGACTACTTATTATACGCTATCCAAATCATGAGTGATGATCTGGCCACTTTGCAATATCGAACCTATGGCCGCCAAAAAGCTCCTTTGATCGTAAGAACAAGAGGACATCGTCTGGAAGGTATCTGGCATGCTGGATCACCAATGGGAATGATCCTTAACGCTATCAGAGGAATGTATGTTTTAGTTCCCAGAAATATGACTCAGGCAGCCGGCTTTTATAACACTTTATTAGAAAGTGACGAACCTGCTTTAGTCATTGAATGTCTGAACGGCTATCGTTTAAAAGAAAAGCTTCCTGTAAATTTAGGTGAGTTCAAGACACCTTTAGGAATCGTTGAAACAATTAAAGAAGGAAGTGATATCACTGTTGTTTCTTATGGCTCTACATTGCGAATCATTGAGCAAGCAGCAAAAGAACTTTTTGAAGTAGGTATCAATGTTGAGATCATCGATGTACAGTCGCTTCTACCCTTTGACATCAACCATGATATTGTAAAAAGTGTCGCTAAAACCAATAGATTGTTAGTCGTTGATGAAGATGTTCCGGGCGGAGCCAGTGCCTATATTTTGCAACAAGTAGTAGAAAAACAGCATGCTTATCAATATTTAGATAGCGAACCGCAAACTTTAACTTCTAAAGAACATCGTCCGGCCTATGGGACTGACGGAGATTATTTCTCTAAACCTAGTGTTGAAGATGTTTATGAAAAAATATATGCTATCATGCACGAAGTTAATCCATCAAGATATCCTGATTTATACTAA
- a CDS encoding gluzincin family metallopeptidase, which translates to MKKNLLFYLFFCCITGGIAQHKLRLDVKADTEAHLLYIQQEIEYFNSTNDTLQSIVLNDWNNAFSSKNSALAKRFSDEFDRSFHLASENDRGYTDIKAVSDENFKELHWQRAAKHIDIITLNLNKPLLPFQSQLIRLTYIVKMPNSRFTQYGFDNDKLYLKNWYLSPALFSNKKFITYSNENLDDISNTIADYSIRITIPETFHIASNLKVETIDATGSYLLSGENYQDVSLIISPTAINHIFKNDVIEVDCSIENSRLDDYQKAIVIDKITRFVQEKLGNSSVPKLLVSNEDYKRQPFYGLNQLPAFLSPYPDEFMFELMFLKTYLNNYLKANIQSNPRMYNWIYDGIQIYTMMQYIDTFHPDMKMTGNLSKIKLLKSYNFINLPFNEQFNYLYMLMARKNLDQPIGSSKEKLIKFNEQISGKYRSGLNLKYLDSYLEHNIVNTSIQDFLALNKITQTSSHDLEYILKKNSPKNIDWFFTTLVDSRDLIDYKFGRVKKSSDSIKVTIKNKTRTNVPISFYELKNDTVVYKKWIENITTDTTLVFPNYEADKLTLNYHNEIPEYNLRNNWKSLKGFFFNNRPFKFNFFKDLEDPYYNQILYVPEFEYNLYDGMALGLNVSNKSILNKPFTFSAAPFYSPNTQSVVGKFSAIYDNNIREEGKLYKVRYILKGSQFHYAPNARYTNFSPSVQFFLRDKNFRTNKSEYIQLRQLYINRESSPVITDVNTDNYSVFNAKYGNYQAEGTKLYSLLTDLQVANSFGKLSAVLHYRKLFENNRQITLRFFAGTFLYRSTTSDYFSFGLDRPTDYMFEENFLGRSETTGLYSQQFVYAEGGFKSIFGTRYANQWMVTTNAAFNIWNWIQVYGDVGAFKNENFNTKFVYDSGIHLNLVPDYFELFFPVYSSNGFELNDPDYNQRIRFVVTLSPKTLISLFTRKWF; encoded by the coding sequence GTGAAAAAGAACCTTTTATTTTATCTGTTTTTCTGTTGCATTACGGGCGGAATTGCCCAACATAAATTACGGCTTGATGTTAAAGCTGATACAGAAGCGCACTTATTATACATCCAGCAGGAAATCGAATATTTCAATTCTACGAATGATACACTTCAAAGTATTGTTCTAAACGATTGGAACAATGCTTTTTCTTCCAAGAATTCAGCTTTAGCCAAACGCTTTTCAGATGAATTTGATCGTAGTTTTCACTTAGCGTCTGAAAATGATCGCGGTTATACTGATATTAAAGCTGTTTCAGATGAAAACTTTAAGGAACTGCATTGGCAACGAGCTGCAAAACACATTGACATCATAACTTTAAACCTTAATAAACCACTACTCCCTTTTCAATCCCAACTTATTCGATTGACTTACATTGTTAAAATGCCTAATAGCCGTTTTACACAATATGGTTTTGATAATGACAAATTGTATCTGAAAAACTGGTATTTATCTCCTGCTCTTTTCAGTAATAAAAAATTTATTACTTACAGTAATGAAAATCTGGATGATATATCAAATACTATCGCAGATTACTCTATTCGTATTACTATTCCCGAAACTTTCCATATTGCTTCCAATCTAAAAGTTGAAACAATTGATGCTACCGGAAGTTATTTGCTATCCGGCGAAAACTACCAGGATGTTTCCTTAATTATTTCTCCGACAGCTATTAATCACATCTTTAAAAATGATGTCATAGAAGTTGATTGCAGTATTGAAAATTCAAGATTAGACGATTATCAAAAAGCAATTGTAATTGACAAGATTACCCGATTCGTACAAGAAAAACTAGGCAACTCTTCCGTTCCGAAACTGTTAGTTTCCAACGAGGATTATAAACGTCAGCCTTTTTATGGTTTAAATCAGTTGCCTGCATTCTTAAGTCCTTATCCTGATGAATTCATGTTTGAACTAATGTTCCTGAAAACGTATCTGAACAACTATCTCAAGGCTAATATCCAATCCAATCCCAGAATGTACAACTGGATTTATGACGGTATTCAGATCTATACGATGATGCAGTATATTGATACATTTCATCCGGATATGAAGATGACCGGAAATTTGTCAAAGATCAAGCTTCTGAAATCTTATAATTTTATCAACCTTCCGTTTAACGAACAATTCAACTACCTCTACATGCTGATGGCACGTAAGAATTTAGACCAACCCATAGGCTCTTCCAAAGAAAAGCTGATTAAATTCAACGAGCAGATATCCGGTAAATACCGATCGGGATTAAATTTAAAGTATTTAGATAGTTACTTAGAACACAATATTGTCAATACAAGTATTCAGGATTTTTTAGCCTTAAATAAAATAACCCAAACCAGTTCTCATGATCTGGAATACATTTTAAAGAAGAACAGTCCCAAGAATATTGATTGGTTTTTTACCACCTTGGTTGATTCCCGTGATCTGATTGATTACAAGTTTGGTCGTGTAAAAAAATCTAGTGATTCCATTAAGGTTACCATTAAAAACAAGACCAGAACAAATGTTCCGATTTCCTTTTATGAACTTAAGAATGATACAGTCGTGTACAAAAAATGGATTGAAAACATTACAACTGATACTACTCTTGTTTTTCCGAATTATGAAGCCGACAAATTAACCTTGAATTACCACAATGAAATTCCGGAATATAACTTACGTAACAACTGGAAATCTTTAAAAGGATTCTTTTTTAACAACAGACCTTTTAAGTTCAATTTTTTCAAGGATCTGGAAGATCCCTATTACAACCAGATCTTATATGTTCCTGAATTTGAATACAACCTTTACGATGGCATGGCTTTAGGGCTAAATGTCAGCAACAAATCCATTTTGAACAAACCTTTTACTTTTAGTGCAGCGCCTTTCTATTCTCCTAATACACAATCTGTTGTCGGTAAGTTTTCTGCCATATATGACAACAACATTCGCGAAGAAGGCAAGCTCTATAAAGTTCGCTATATTTTAAAAGGAAGCCAATTCCATTATGCTCCTAATGCTCGCTATACCAATTTTAGTCCGAGCGTACAATTCTTTCTTCGGGATAAAAACTTCAGAACAAATAAAAGTGAATACATACAATTACGCCAACTGTACATCAACAGGGAAAGTTCGCCGGTTATAACAGATGTCAATACAGACAACTATAGCGTTTTTAATGCCAAATACGGTAATTATCAAGCTGAAGGCACTAAACTTTACAGTTTATTGACCGATCTACAAGTTGCTAATTCTTTCGGCAAACTTTCTGCCGTGCTACACTATAGGAAACTGTTTGAAAACAACCGTCAGATCACCTTACGCTTTTTTGCCGGAACCTTTTTGTACAGAAGCACAACTTCTGACTATTTCAGTTTCGGACTGGATCGCCCAACTGACTACATGTTTGAAGAGAACTTTTTAGGAAGAAGTGAAACTACCGGATTATACAGTCAACAATTTGTTTATGCGGAAGGAGGGTTTAAATCTATTTTCGGAACCCGATATGCTAACCAATGGATGGTTACAACTAATGCCGCTTTTAATATTTGGAACTGGATACAGGTTTATGGCGATGTAGGTGCATTCAAGAACGAAAATTTTAACACAAAGTTTGTCTATGATTCCGGAATACACCTCAATCTGGTTCCCGATTATTTTGAGTTATTCTTTCCGGTATATTCCTCTAACGGTTTTGAATTAAATGATCCTGACTATAATCAAAGAATCCGATTTGTGGTAACCCTCTCACCAAAAACTTTAATTTCGTTATTTACCCGAAAATGGTTTTAA
- a CDS encoding endonuclease: MIKKLLCIVTFLCSTVIFSQVVISELDADTASTDVLEFVELHSATPNYVLDGYVLVFFNATSSGTGVSSYYAIDLDGYTTDANGNFLIGNAQVSPSPVIVIPNNTIQNGPDGVALYLGNDTDFPFGTAATASNVVDALAYSNSSTTQPTALMSIWGLSVCVNENQNSSGSSQSIQLLNGSYVVDTPTPGMNNDGSGIVFNYITVTTSQTSYNEGENFDIVFTTSQPVQNQNLIMNFSLTNGNFSVNDFSGALTVSIPVGSSTTSTTISLYDDGTDEGDEEALFQFQSLPSGYIANNDNFIIRIYDINFATDPWGTPLNPTYGVCAPQIPAGYYDALEGLSGAALKQALQDIIADPAVVRLQSYADIWDILKDADRNPENNNQVWCVYTESPMAKLDQQNTSSIVGKWNREHIFCQSRGGFEVAMGDTADGINVWNTTGPDNTVDGISDAHHLRAVNGQENSSRNNKNYGTVASGTVYAGPTGTQGSWRGDVARALFYMAVRFNALDVVNGDPSEYLSDGTTPSGEIGDLATLLNWNTQDPADDYEMNRNNVVYNWQMNRNPFIDYPLLADYIFGSHYGDPWSFALANENFIADAVKVYPNPTTDYLMISGLSGTSTVTIYTLTGQAVLEQTFDSQIRLTMELAKGMYLVKVKNNGNEAIKKIVIK, translated from the coding sequence ATGATAAAAAAATTACTTTGCATAGTAACCTTTTTATGCTCTACTGTTATTTTTTCACAAGTTGTTATCAGCGAATTAGATGCTGATACTGCCAGTACAGATGTTTTGGAATTTGTAGAATTACATTCTGCGACACCTAATTATGTTTTAGACGGATATGTGTTGGTCTTTTTTAATGCAACTTCTTCCGGAACAGGAGTTTCCAGTTATTATGCAATCGATTTAGATGGATATACTACTGATGCTAACGGAAACTTTCTGATCGGAAATGCACAAGTTTCTCCTTCACCGGTAATTGTTATTCCTAATAATACGATCCAAAACGGTCCGGACGGAGTAGCACTCTATTTAGGTAACGATACAGATTTTCCTTTCGGAACTGCTGCTACGGCCTCTAATGTAGTGGATGCTTTAGCTTATTCAAATAGTTCTACAACGCAGCCAACGGCTTTAATGTCGATTTGGGGATTGTCTGTTTGTGTAAATGAAAATCAAAATAGTTCAGGTTCCAGTCAATCCATTCAGTTGTTAAACGGTAGTTATGTTGTTGATACGCCCACGCCGGGTATGAATAATGACGGAAGTGGAATAGTATTCAATTATATAACAGTGACAACTTCTCAGACCTCTTATAATGAAGGTGAAAATTTTGATATTGTTTTTACAACAAGTCAGCCCGTTCAAAATCAAAATTTAATTATGAATTTTTCATTGACGAACGGCAATTTTTCAGTAAATGATTTTTCAGGCGCTTTGACGGTTTCTATCCCGGTTGGTTCATCTACTACGTCTACAACCATTAGCTTGTATGATGACGGAACAGATGAAGGCGATGAAGAAGCTTTGTTCCAGTTTCAATCATTACCTTCAGGTTATATTGCCAATAATGACAATTTTATTATCCGGATTTATGATATTAATTTTGCGACTGATCCTTGGGGAACACCTCTAAATCCTACGTATGGAGTGTGTGCACCACAAATTCCGGCAGGTTATTATGATGCTTTGGAAGGACTTTCAGGAGCAGCATTGAAACAAGCATTACAAGATATAATTGCAGATCCGGCTGTGGTAAGATTACAAAGTTATGCGGATATCTGGGATATTTTAAAAGATGCTGATCGTAATCCCGAAAATAACAATCAAGTTTGGTGTGTTTATACAGAATCGCCAATGGCGAAATTAGATCAGCAAAATACCAGTAGTATTGTCGGAAAATGGAATAGAGAACATATCTTTTGTCAGTCAAGAGGCGGGTTTGAAGTAGCAATGGGAGATACGGCTGACGGAATTAATGTTTGGAATACAACCGGACCGGACAATACGGTAGACGGAATTTCTGATGCACATCACTTAAGAGCGGTGAACGGACAAGAGAACTCATCAAGGAACAATAAAAATTACGGTACAGTCGCCTCCGGAACGGTTTATGCCGGACCAACAGGAACTCAAGGTTCTTGGAGAGGAGATGTAGCCAGAGCATTGTTTTATATGGCTGTTCGCTTCAATGCTTTGGATGTGGTTAATGGCGATCCGAGTGAGTATTTGTCTGACGGAACAACCCCTTCAGGGGAAATAGGAGATCTGGCTACTTTGTTGAATTGGAATACACAAGACCCGGCTGATGATTATGAAATGAATCGAAATAATGTCGTTTATAATTGGCAGATGAATAGAAATCCGTTTATTGATTATCCTTTATTAGCAGATTATATTTTCGGTTCTCATTACGGAGATCCTTGGTCTTTTGCTTTAGCAAATGAAAATTTTATTGCAGATGCTGTTAAGGTGTATCCCAATCCGACTACAGATTATTTAATGATTTCAGGTTTAAGCGGCACTTCTACTGTAACTATTTATACTTTAACCGGACAGGCTGTTTTAGAGCAGACTTTTGATTCTCAGATCAGACTTACGATGGAGCTGGCTAAAGGAATGTATTTGGTAAAAGTGAAGAATAACGGAAATGAAGCGATCAAAAAAATTGTAATTAAATAA
- a CDS encoding TetR/AcrR family transcriptional regulator, whose translation MAGRPRIYNADQALDKAIEVFWQKGYENASSDDLLKAMGIGKGSFYLAYKGGKQELFQKSLDRVMDHHIKAFKDKIELSEHPLEEIRVFFYEMADPETNLGKYGCYFANALIQVSDKDLKCSAEKQLRTLKDIFVKALEKEKMQGNLKTAVTPDLLGLHLLNLWSGLNVTRNTVNDKSELKMLIEMNLRCIQ comes from the coding sequence ATGGCAGGAAGACCCAGAATATACAATGCAGATCAAGCTTTAGATAAAGCAATTGAAGTTTTTTGGCAAAAGGGCTATGAGAACGCATCATCAGATGATTTGCTAAAAGCTATGGGAATAGGGAAAGGAAGCTTTTATTTGGCTTATAAAGGAGGAAAACAAGAGCTCTTTCAAAAGTCACTGGATCGGGTAATGGATCACCATATAAAAGCGTTTAAAGATAAAATAGAGCTATCGGAGCATCCTTTAGAGGAAATAAGAGTTTTCTTTTATGAAATGGCAGATCCGGAAACTAATTTAGGAAAGTATGGTTGCTATTTTGCAAATGCTTTGATACAGGTTAGTGACAAAGATTTAAAATGTTCAGCCGAAAAACAATTGAGAACTCTGAAAGATATTTTCGTAAAAGCACTTGAAAAAGAAAAGATGCAAGGAAACTTAAAAACAGCTGTGACTCCTGATTTGTTAGGACTACATTTATTAAATCTTTGGAGTGGGCTTAACGTAACTCGAAATACAGTAAATGACAAATCAGAATTAAAGATGCTGATCGAAATGAATTTACGTTGCATACAATGA